GGCTTCGACGATACCGCGTTCGCCTCCACGATCTGGCCGGAGCTGACCACGATCCGCCAGCCGATCCGCAAGATGGCGGAGACGGCGCTGGAGCTTCTCGCGCAGGAGATCCGCGCCGACCGCGCAGAGGAAAAGACCCAGCCGCGCCTCGCCACGCTCGATTACGAACTGGTCCGGCGCGAATCCGATGCCGCGCCGCCCGGCAAAGTCTAGCCGGCGTGGACAGATTCCGGCGTGGCCGGAGCGGCAGCTATCCGATATTTTGCCATGGGAGCGGTCTTTCCGGACACGACGCGATTGCGGACGCTCAGAGTTCTTCTTGTGGCGTCGAATCTCGCGGGCTAGCATCGCGAGTAATGACCGAAACAACGGCCTTCAATGTATGGACAGTAAGGCTGTAAATAAGGAAATCAGGGCGCGGATATGGCCGCTCCTGAAGGACATTGGCTTTAGCCGGTTCACCCCACGGACTGCTTGGCGATATCGCGGCGACAAGATCGACGTACTGAACTTTCAGTCTTTCAATTCCTACAACGCCAGCGTCTTGGGCATCACTTCGTTCTCGTTTTGTGTCAATCTCGGCAGTTATCTAAATTACGTGCCGTCCAAATGGCCGGTTAAGGTCAAGGACGGCCAACCGATACCTAACGAGGCTGAATGTCATTTCAGACGGCGGCTCATGCGAAGCGTGACATCCCTAGGCAAGGAGCACGCCGACATTTGGAATGTAGATGAGCAGGGCAGGAACTTGCTTTGGTGTATACAGGACGTTGCTGAGCAATTACCGGATGTGGAAGCATGGTTTGATCGCCTGGCTGACAAATCCGAGGTGCTGGCCATCTTGCTCAATCAAGACGAGGACATGAACGTTCTTTGGGGCTTCGGACGGAATCCCTCACCCTCGCGCTCTTATTTGGCTGGGTATGTCGCTCTTGCGGCGGGAAGGCTCGACCTAGCGCGAATGAAGTTGGAGGAAGCCGTTCAGTCCAACTGCTTCAAGGAGCAGTTCGGCGATGTTGATTCCGCAATCAGGCGAGCTATCTAGCCGAAAAGGTCACTCAAGCGCACAATTTGACAACATGCGCAACATCCGCTTCCCCCGCCATTCCTGCCGCTCGGCCCCTTGCCGGCGATCTCCGATAGCGGTCATCCCCCAAAGCGGAATGTGTCCACGTGCCGCAGGCGATCGTCACTCGCCCGCCACGTCCATTTCGAACCCCGGCACCGGCAGCCCGCGCGCGTCGAACAGGTTGACGACCGGGCTATCGGCCCAGCCATAGCGCACTTTGGCCACCGGCCCGCCGTCCCCGGCGATCACCACCGCGTCGCCATCGACCCGCGCCGGAGCAAAACGGCAGACGCCGCCTGCATCGCACAATTCAAAGCCGATCGCCTGCGCCGAACTCAGCGCGTGCAGCCCGCCTTCAAGGCCGCCGAACGTCACCCGCACGGCACCGCCGTCGCGCCGCGCCGCCAACGGCATCGGCACGGGCTTGCCCAGCACGCCCAGCGCCAGCCGCTGCCCCACCAGCAGCTTGTTCGCCGGGTGGATGTCCGTCGGTTCGCCAATGTCGATCGCGCTGGCGAGCGCGGCGTTGCCGTCCTCCGCCACGATGCGCCGCTGCACGTCGCGCGTCCTGGCCCAGTCGGATGATACCGGCTTGTCCGCAGTCGCGCCGTAATTCGCCAGTTGCACGATGCCGATCCTGAGCGCCGGCCCGAAGCGCGCGCGCCAGCCCGTGATCAGCGCCTTCATCCGCCGCGCGTAATCGGGCGTGTCGACATCGCTTTCGCCCTGGTACCAGGCCGCGCCGTCCATCGCGAAATGGCCCAGCGGCGCGATCATGCGGTTGTGCATCAGTCCGATGCCCGCGTTCGCATCCCATGGCGGGCGCGGCGGATAGCTGCGCACGGGCGCGATCGCATAGCGCCAGCCGGTCGCCAGCGGCAGGCGCTGGCCGTCACCCGTCACCAGCGCCAGCCGGTCGGCCGGGCTCGCCAGCCCGCCGTCGGCATAAGTGTTGGTCACGGCGACCATGACCTCGTTCACCCCCGCGCGCAGGAACGCCGGCGGCAGTTTGTATGCGCGCTCCTCGTCCCAGCCGAAGGTGTTGCCCACCGCGTGGCCGTTGACGAAGGTCATGTCCATGTCATCGAGCACGCCCAGCATCAGCGTCGCCCCGGCCCGCGCCTGATCCGCCGTCAGCGTGATCTGCCGCCGCAGCCAAACGGTGCCGGTCGCCTTGGTGGCCAGCGGCGTGCCGGTCCACGCCAGCCATCCGCTGATCGCCGGCACCGGTTGCCACGGCAGGTCGTCGGGCCTAGCCCACGGCGCGCTGCCGCCAGCCTCGCCCGCATACCATGCCTGCCAGCGCGGTGCGAATTGCGTCACGGCAGCCAGCCGGTCTTTCGCGAACAGGCCCAGCAGCGCCATGTCGCTGGCCCCGCCGATCGCGGCACCGGCCTGCGGGTCCAGCCACGGCGTCACTTTCGATCCGCCCCAGCTGGCGTGAATCGCGCCGATCGGCACGCCCCGCGCCCGGCGCAATTCGCGCGCCATGAAATAGCACACCGCCGAGAAGTCCGCGGTCGTGTCCGGCCCGGCGGCGGCCCAGCGGGTCGGCTTCCCGAACGCGCGCGCGGGCAGGTACGCCATCGCCTTGGGCACCTGCAGCAGGCGCAGGCCGGGGTCCGCCGACCGCGCCACTTCCATGCCGCCGTTCAGCGCGCGCGCCAGCGGGAACTCCATGTTCGACTGGCCGGAGCAGAGCCAGACATCGCCCACCGCCAGATCGGTGACGCGCAGGCTTTGCCCGTCCGCCGTCACCGCCAGTTCAAGCGGGTCGGCCGAGGCCGTCCGCGCGGCAAAGCGCAAGGTGAAATCACCCGTGGCGTTCGCCTTGGCTTCGGCCTGCTCGGTGCCCAGCGTGCCGGACACCACGGCGTTGGGCGCGGCCCGCCCTTCCACCAGCACCGGCCGGTCGCGCTGGATCACGGCATGGTCGCTCCACACCGCGCCCAGTTCGAGCGCGGGCGCCGCCAATGCGGGAGCGGCCACGCCAAGCGCCAGCCCCGTCAGCGCCAGCCGTATCACGCGGGAAAGTCCGCCAGCGCCGGCGCCAGGCCCGGCACGTCGACGTCGAAGGCGAAAAGATCGCCCGCCAGCGGCTGTGCCGCTAGCGCCGCCGCGTCCAGCCCCTTGCGCGCGGTGGTGACGAACGCGCGCGTCATCTCCGGCCCGCCGAACGCCAGCTTGGTCACGTTGGCGACCGGCACCTCGACCTTTTCCAGCAGTTCGCCTTCTGGCGAATAGCGCGCGACGCCCCAGCCGTTCCACAGCCCGGTCCAGACGCAGCCCTGCGCATCACACACCGGCCCGTCGGGATACGCTTCCGGAAAATCGCGCGCCACGTCGGCAAAGGCGCGCGCGGGGCCGACGGCGCCCTCGGCATCGACCTCTGCCACCATGATCGTGCGCGCCAGCGTATCGGTGAAATAGAGGCGGGAATCGTCCGGCGCGATCGCCGGACCATTGGTGATGCACACCCGGTCAGGGCCTTGCGGCACGATCCGGCCCCCTTGCGCGCGGTAGAACCGCCCGCTCGCGGCGGTCTCGTCATCGTCCATCGATCCGAACCACACGCGCCCGCGGCTATCGGCGCAGGCATCGTTGAGCCGGTTGCCAGCCGGCTCGCCCGGCACATGCGCCATGTGCCGGGAAACGCCGGTAGCCGGGTCGAACAGGTGCAGCCCGTCCTTCATCCCGGCGAGCAGCTGGCCGCCGCCGGTCGGCAGCACCCAGCCCACCTGCTCGTGCACCGGGTAACTCGCGTGGTGCCCGTTCGCTGGATCGAAGCGGTGGATGCGGCGCTGCTTGATGTCGGTGAACCACAGGCACTGGCGCGCCGAGTCCCACACCGGGCCTTCGCCCAGCGTACAGCCGAGCGCGAGCACCGGCTCCGCCTTGCGGGCCGCGTTCAACGCCATCCCCCGTCGACCCAGTATTCGTGCCCCGTGCAGAAGCGCGCGTCATCCGAGGCGAGGAACAGCGCCATCGCGGCGATGTCCACCGGCTGCAGCCGACCCTTGAGGCATTGTGCCGCGACGATTTCCGCCTCCCCTTCGGGCGTGTACCAGCGCATCTGGCGCTCGGTCTGCACGTTGCCCGGAATGATCGTGTTGACGCGGATGTTATACGGCCCCAGCTCGCGCGCAAGGCTGCGGGTCAGGCCTTCCACGCCGGCCTTGGCAATCTGGTAGAGCGCCAGTTCATCGAGCCCCAGATGCCATGAGATCGAACCGAGGTTGAGGATCACGCCGCCGCCGCCGGCCTTCATCCCCGGCCACACCGCCTGCGAGGCGAAGAACTTGTGCTTCAGGTTCACCGCCAGCCGCTCGTCCCAGTAGGCAGGCGTCACATCGTCGAGCATGTGGCGGTCATCGCTCGCGGCGTTGTTAATGAGCACGTCGCAGCCGCCCAGCACGCCGGCCAGCGCGGTCATCGCGCCGGCCAGCCCGTCGCTGTCCGATACGTCCTGCGCGCGGAACACCGGCACGTGCTCGGCATGGCCAAGCCGCTGCACGAGGCTCTCGCCGGCTTCGGGCAGGATGTCGACGAAGCCGACCTGCGCGCCCTGCAGCACGAAGGCCTCGACGATGCCTTCGCCGATCCCGCTCGCGCCACCGGTCACGATCACCCGCTTGTCGCGGATGCTGGGGTATTGTGCCGTCAGCGCGCGGCTTTCTGTCTGTGCAAGCACCTGCTTTCCCTTGATTTGCGGAGCAGCCCCGGATGCGGCCGATGGCACCGCGTTCACGCCCGGTCCACCAGGCCGCGCGCGGCCAGGTTGCGCATGAAGGCGCCGATGCCCATCGCCCACTTGGGCGCATCGCGCGATGTGGTGACGGTGTTGGTCAGCGTGCCGAGCCGTTCGGAACGGATCGTCACGCGATCGCCCACCTTGTGGGTGAACCCCCCGCCGGGTTCGTCGCGGTCCTGCGTCGGGGCGAACAGAGTACCGCAGAACAGCACGAACCCATCGGGATAGCTGTGTTCGCTGAGCGTCTGGCGGACCAGTTCGAGCGGATCGCGGCTGATCTCGGTCATGCGGTTGGTGCCTTCCATGCGGAAGTTGTCCTGCCCTTCCACCACCAGTTCCACATCGGCGCGGCGCACGTCGTCGATGCCGAAGCCAGCATCGAACAGGCGGATGAACGGGCCGATGGCGCAGGACGCGGTGTTGTCCTTGGCCTTCGACAAGAGCAGCGCCGAGCGCCCTTCGAAATCGCGCAGGTTCACGTCGTTGCCCAGCGTGGCGCCGACGGCGTTGCCGGCCGGATCGACCACCAGCACCACCTCCGGCTCGGGGTTGTTCCAGCTCGAATCCGAACGCACCCCGATCGGCGCGCCGTGGCCGACGGTCGAAAGCACGGGCGACTTGGAGAACACTTCCGCGTCCGGCCCGATCGCCACTTCGAGATACTGCGACCACATGCCTTGCGCGATCAGCGCCTGCTTCAGCGCCATGGCCTCGTCGCTGCCCGGAACCACCGCGCGGATGCCCGCGCCGATCGTGGCTTCCAGGCCGATGCGGATTTCGGCCGCCGCGCCCGCGTCACCCCGCGCGCGTTCTTCGATCACACGTTCGATAGCGCTAACGGCGAAGGTCACACCACAGGCCTTCACGCATTGGATGTCGATCGGCGAAAGCAGCTCCCAGCCTTCGGGCAAGCCGTCCTCGATGGCGCCCAGGTCCTTGCCCCCATCGGGCACGCCCCGCGCCAGCGCACCGGAAACCGTGCTCGCAATCTCGGTGATGTCGCGGATTCTGCCGCTTTCAAGGACGATCACATGCGGCCCATCGGGCGCTTGCGCACGACCGATGAAGGCCCCGTCCGTAAAGTCGTGCGGAAGGCAAGCCGTAAGGCTCATACCCATCAATGCATCCCTTGTTTCTCTAATTGATAGCGCTACCTTACGAGGCCACACCACCAATATCAAGTGCGCAGGGATGCGCATTCGATTTCAGCACACCGCCCGGCATAACGGTGGCCGCTTCGGATCGACCAAGCGCGTCATCATCCGGAAGCCCCCCCTTGCCCAAGCAAAATGGTATCGCTAACACTAGAGACAACTGTGCGACCGCCGATCCTCGAAAACAGGGCGCGCACCTTCAGGAGAGATGTCATGAAGCATGGATGCAAGGCCAAATCTCGCGCAACCCGGCGCTTTGCCGCGCGGCTTGCCGTCGCGAGCCTGGCGGCGGCACTGGCCATGGCAACACCGCTCCGGGCGCAGAACGACGCCATGACGCCGATCCCCATACCGGCGCAGCCTGGCGCGATCGAACTCGGCACCGGCCCCTTGCCTGGCGCGCGCAACCCGGAGACGTGGCATGCGCAGTACGGCAGCCGCTTCGCCCGCAACGTGACGATCGCGACGCTCACCCCGTATCTGCCCGATCCCGCCAAGGCCAGCGGGGCGGCGGTGATCGTGGCGCCGGGCGGCGGCTTTCTCACGCTCTCCATGGAGAACGAAGGCTCCGACGTGGCAAAGGCGCTTGCCGCCAGAGGCATCGCCGCTTTCGTGCTGAAGTACCGGCTCAACCAGACCCCGGCGACGATGGCCGAGTTCGACAAGTCCATGCGCGCCATGTTCGCGGGGGTGGCCCGCGCTTCGCAGTCTCCGGCACAATCCCAGCCGACCCCGCAAGAACGGATGGCGGCGCTTGCGCCGCAACTTGCCGATTCGCGCGCCGCTTTCGCGCTGATCCGCCAGCGCGCCGGCGAATGGCATGTCGACCCCAACCGCATCGGCATGGTCGGCTTTTCCGCCGGCGCGATGCTGACGCTGGCGACCGAACTGACCGGGCAGGACGCCAAACCGTCATTCATCGGCCTTGTCTATGGCCCGCTTGCCCCCGTCACCGTGCCGGCCGATGCACCGCCGATGTTCGTTGCCATTGCCGCGGACGATCCATTCTTCGCCAACAATGGCTTCGGCCTGGTGGAAAGCTGGCGCGCCGCCCGACGCCCGGTCGAATTCCACCTCTACGAACAGGGCGGGCACGGATTCGGCATGTACCCCAAGACAACGACCAGCACCGGCTGGTTCGATGCGTTCGTGCGCTGGATGGACATGCACGGCTGGGTCAAGGCCGTGCGCTGAACTTCCCGTTCATCCCGCTTCGCTTTTGCCGGATTACGCTTCGACGTGACCGATGAACCGTTCAATCATGGCGTTGTCCATCGCCGGAGCGACCAGATAGCCCTGGATGCTGTCGCAGCGCAGCCGTCGCAGGATATCGGCTTGCGCCGGTGTCTCCACGCCTTCGGCCGTCACCTTCTTGCCGAGCCGATGGGCCAGCTCGATCACGCTGGTCACAATCGCACAGTCGGATGGCTTGGTTTCCACGGAATCGATGAAGCTTTTGTCGATCTTGACGGTGTCCACGGGAATATCGCGCAGATGCCGCAACGATGCGAACCCGGTGCCGAAATCATCGAAAGCGGTTCCCACGCCCGCGTCGTGCAAGCGGCTGATTTGCAGGATTGCCTCGTTCTGCTGGCTTCCAAGGAGCGTATCCTCGTTGATTTCCACGCAGATATCCCGTCGGTCGATCATGCCGCTTTCGACAGCTTCGATGATCAGGTCGACATAGTCGGGTGATCTGAAATCCGCGATCGTGGCGTTGATCGAAATGGAGCGAAATGGCACCCCCGCATCGCGCCATGCCCGAATCTGCCCGATCACCGTGCGCAGCACGAACATGTCGGCCCTGGCGGCGAGGCTCTCGTCGATCAACGCGTCCGCGAACGCCGCAGCCGAAAGCAGGCCTTGCCGCGGATGCTGCCAGCGCAGCAGGGCTTCCATCGCGATCGGCGAACCGGC
This window of the Novosphingobium sp. EMRT-2 genome carries:
- a CDS encoding SMP-30/gluconolactonase/LRE family protein; protein product: MNAARKAEPVLALGCTLGEGPVWDSARQCLWFTDIKQRRIHRFDPANGHHASYPVHEQVGWVLPTGGGQLLAGMKDGLHLFDPATGVSRHMAHVPGEPAGNRLNDACADSRGRVWFGSMDDDETAASGRFYRAQGGRIVPQGPDRVCITNGPAIAPDDSRLYFTDTLARTIMVAEVDAEGAVGPARAFADVARDFPEAYPDGPVCDAQGCVWTGLWNGWGVARYSPEGELLEKVEVPVANVTKLAFGGPEMTRAFVTTARKGLDAAALAAQPLAGDLFAFDVDVPGLAPALADFPA
- a CDS encoding DUF4304 domain-containing protein — translated: MDSKAVNKEIRARIWPLLKDIGFSRFTPRTAWRYRGDKIDVLNFQSFNSYNASVLGITSFSFCVNLGSYLNYVPSKWPVKVKDGQPIPNEAECHFRRRLMRSVTSLGKEHADIWNVDEQGRNLLWCIQDVAEQLPDVEAWFDRLADKSEVLAILLNQDEDMNVLWGFGRNPSPSRSYLAGYVALAAGRLDLARMKLEEAVQSNCFKEQFGDVDSAIRRAI
- a CDS encoding fumarylacetoacetate hydrolase family protein; this encodes MGMSLTACLPHDFTDGAFIGRAQAPDGPHVIVLESGRIRDITEIASTVSGALARGVPDGGKDLGAIEDGLPEGWELLSPIDIQCVKACGVTFAVSAIERVIEERARGDAGAAAEIRIGLEATIGAGIRAVVPGSDEAMALKQALIAQGMWSQYLEVAIGPDAEVFSKSPVLSTVGHGAPIGVRSDSSWNNPEPEVVLVVDPAGNAVGATLGNDVNLRDFEGRSALLLSKAKDNTASCAIGPFIRLFDAGFGIDDVRRADVELVVEGQDNFRMEGTNRMTEISRDPLELVRQTLSEHSYPDGFVLFCGTLFAPTQDRDEPGGGFTHKVGDRVTIRSERLGTLTNTVTTSRDAPKWAMGIGAFMRNLAARGLVDRA
- a CDS encoding SDR family NAD(P)-dependent oxidoreductase: MLAQTESRALTAQYPSIRDKRVIVTGGASGIGEGIVEAFVLQGAQVGFVDILPEAGESLVQRLGHAEHVPVFRAQDVSDSDGLAGAMTALAGVLGGCDVLINNAASDDRHMLDDVTPAYWDERLAVNLKHKFFASQAVWPGMKAGGGGVILNLGSISWHLGLDELALYQIAKAGVEGLTRSLARELGPYNIRVNTIIPGNVQTERQMRWYTPEGEAEIVAAQCLKGRLQPVDIAAMALFLASDDARFCTGHEYWVDGGWR
- a CDS encoding alpha/beta hydrolase — protein: MKHGCKAKSRATRRFAARLAVASLAAALAMATPLRAQNDAMTPIPIPAQPGAIELGTGPLPGARNPETWHAQYGSRFARNVTIATLTPYLPDPAKASGAAVIVAPGGGFLTLSMENEGSDVAKALAARGIAAFVLKYRLNQTPATMAEFDKSMRAMFAGVARASQSPAQSQPTPQERMAALAPQLADSRAAFALIRQRAGEWHVDPNRIGMVGFSAGAMLTLATELTGQDAKPSFIGLVYGPLAPVTVPADAPPMFVAIAADDPFFANNGFGLVESWRAARRPVEFHLYEQGGHGFGMYPKTTTSTGWFDAFVRWMDMHGWVKAVR
- a CDS encoding sialate O-acetylesterase, which gives rise to MIRLALTGLALGVAAPALAAPALELGAVWSDHAVIQRDRPVLVEGRAAPNAVVSGTLGTEQAEAKANATGDFTLRFAARTASADPLELAVTADGQSLRVTDLAVGDVWLCSGQSNMEFPLARALNGGMEVARSADPGLRLLQVPKAMAYLPARAFGKPTRWAAAGPDTTADFSAVCYFMARELRRARGVPIGAIHASWGGSKVTPWLDPQAGAAIGGASDMALLGLFAKDRLAAVTQFAPRWQAWYAGEAGGSAPWARPDDLPWQPVPAISGWLAWTGTPLATKATGTVWLRRQITLTADQARAGATLMLGVLDDMDMTFVNGHAVGNTFGWDEERAYKLPPAFLRAGVNEVMVAVTNTYADGGLASPADRLALVTGDGQRLPLATGWRYAIAPVRSYPPRPPWDANAGIGLMHNRMIAPLGHFAMDGAAWYQGESDVDTPDYARRMKALITGWRARFGPALRIGIVQLANYGATADKPVSSDWARTRDVQRRIVAEDGNAALASAIDIGEPTDIHPANKLLVGQRLALGVLGKPVPMPLAARRDGGAVRVTFGGLEGGLHALSSAQAIGFELCDAGGVCRFAPARVDGDAVVIAGDGGPVAKVRYGWADSPVVNLFDARGLPVPGFEMDVAGE